TCGTCGAGCGGCCCGACGGCTCGAACGTCCACATCCCGGTGACGGACGTCCGCGACCTTGTCGCGCTCGCACCCGTCGACGTCAACACCGCCGCCGTCTCGCTCCTGGCGCGTCACGGCATCGCCCTCCACCTGCTCGACCACTACGGCAACTATGCCGGGCAGCTCGCGCCTGCCGACGGCATGTGTGCCGGCGAGGTCGTGCGCCGCCAGGTCGCCACGGCCGAG
The genomic region above belongs to Actinomycetes bacterium and contains:
- a CDS encoding CRISPR-associated endonuclease Cas1; the encoded protein is MTGDAQRTYWLTTACRVRREDQSLVVERPDGSNVHIPVTDVRDLVALAPVDVNTAAVSLLARHGIALHLLDHYGNYAGQLAPADGMCAGEVVRRQVATAE